The Zygosaccharomyces rouxii strain CBS732 chromosome G complete sequence genome contains a region encoding:
- the ARP1 gene encoding actin-related protein 1 (similar to uniprot|P38696 Saccharomyces cerevisiae YHR129C ARP1 Actin-related protein of the dynactin complex required for spindle orientation and nuclear migration putative ortholog of mammalian centractin), producing MLDPNAVLYSQPVVLDNGSAILKAGYSGEDRPKFLEHSIVGSPRHGYVNDSSKDDTFVGNLAQERRSILQLRHPVDHGVVKNWNDMELIWDYMFKDKLKLKDVDEHPVLITEAPLNPVSNRDEMCDLLFESFGVQALYVANPAVLSLYASGKISGCVLDCGDGYSCSVPVYQGYTLKSAIKRIDLGGRDLTEQLQLQLRKSTGLSLTTSGEMELVRMIKEKSCYVAVDLDIEEEKCNYEGDQVGLKFKLPDGKFITLSKDRFQVPEILFQPSVISSEVSSIPEIIWQSVSKLDTDLRPQMWSDILLSGGTTMLKGFGNRLVQELDKLNQAQSRVKIWAPPERKYTSWIGGSILAELSTFQKIIVTKSQWQEDPSIIHTKCG from the coding sequence ATGCTTGACCCAAATGCGGTCCTTTACAGTCAACCTGTAGTCCTCGACAATGGATCAGCAATATTGAAAGCAGGGTACAGTGGTGAGGATAGACCTAAATTTTTAGAGCATTCGATCGTAGGTTCACCAAGGCATGGGTATGTAAATGATTCAAGCAAAGATGATACATTTGTGGGTAATTTAGCTCAAGAACGTAGGAGTATTTTACAGCTGCGACATCCAGTCGATCATGGTgtggtaaagaattggaatgaTATGGAATTGATCTGGGATTATATGTTTAAGGATAAACTAAAGTTAAAGGACGTAGATGAACATCCAGTATTGATTACAGAGGCACCTTTAAATCCAGTGAGTAATAGAGATGAAATGTGTGACTTGCtatttgaaagttttggcGTACAGGCCTTGTACGTGGCCAATCCAGCCGTTTTATCGTTATATGCTAGCGGTAAGATCAGTGGATGTGTACTCGACTGTGGGGATGGTTACAGTTGTTCGGTACCAGTCTATCAAGGATATACGCTGAAATCAGCTATTAAGAGGATAGATCTTGGGGGTAGAGATTTGACAGAACAATTACAGTTGCAATTGAGAAAGAGTACCGGTCTATCTTTAACCACTAGTGGTGAAATGGAATTGGTTAGAATGATAAAGGAAAAATCGTGTTATGTGGCCGTTGATTTAGATATAGAGGAGGAAAAATGTAATTATGAAGGAGATCAAGTTGGTTTGAAGTTTAAATTGcctgatggtaaatttaTTACATTAAGTAAAGATCGATTTCAGGTACcagaaattttattccAACCAAGTGTGATATCTTCTGAAGTGAGCAGTATACCAGAAATCATATGGCAAAGTGTTAGTAAACTCGATACAGATCTCAGACCACAAATGTGGTCTGATATTCTGTTGAGTGGTGGAACTACGATGCTTAAGGGCTTTGGTAACCGTTTagtacaagaattggataagTTGAATCAGGCACAGTCCAGGGTAAAGATATGGGCACCACCTGAAAGAAAATATACCTCTTGGATTGGTGGGTCCATTTTAGCGGAACTTTccacttttcaaaaaatcatCGTCACGAAATCACAATGGCAGGAGGACCCTAGTATAATCCATACTAAATGCGGTTAA
- the FUR1 gene encoding uracil phosphoribosyltransferase (highly similar to uniprot|P18562 Saccharomyces cerevisiae YHR128W FUR1 Uracil phosphoribosyltransferase synthesizes UMP from uracil involved in the pyrimidine salvage pathway), with product MSTEPYKNVHLLNQSNQLVGLYTIIRDKNTARPDFIFYSDRIIRLLVEEGLNHLPVEPLTVRTHTDKPFDGVSFIGKICGVSIVRAGESMEEGLRDCCRSVRIGKILIQRDEETAKPKLFFEKLPEDIAQRYVFLLDPMLATGGSAIMATDVLIKRGVKPERIYFLNLICSKEGIDKYHAAFPDVKIVTGAIDQGLDENRYLIPGLGDFGDRYYCL from the coding sequence ATGTCTACTGAGCCATACAAAAATGTTCACCTTTTGAATCAATCAAACCAATTGGTTGGATTATACACCATTATCAGAGATAAAAATACTGCTAGACCagatttcatcttttaTTCAGACAGAATCATTAGACTTTTGGTGGAAGAAGGCTTGAACCATTTGCCCGTAGAGCCACTCACCGTTAGAACTCACACTGACAAGCCATTTGATGGAGTTTCGTTTATTGGTAAAATCTGTGGAGTTTCCATCGTAAGAGCAGGTGAATCAATGGAAGAGGGTCTCCGTGACTGTTGTCGATCTGTaagaattggtaaaattctaaTCCAGAGGGACGAGGAAACCGCTAAAccaaaattgttctttgaaaaattacctGAGGATATTGCACAAAGATACGTTTTTCTATTGGATCCAATGCTTGCCACTGGTGGCTCTGCAATTATGGCAACTGATGTTTTGATTAAAAGAGGTGTTAAACCGGAAAGAATTTATTTCCTCAACTTAATTTGTAGTAAAGAAGGTATTGATAAATACCATGCAGCTTTTCCCGATGTTAAAATCGTTACCGGCGCCATTGATCAAGGTTTAGACGAGAATAGATATTTGATTCCTGGTTTAGGTGATTTTGGTGACAGATACTACTGCCTATAG
- the LSM7 gene encoding Sm-like protein LSM7 (highly similar to uniprot|P53905 Saccharomyces cerevisiae YNL147W LSM7 Component of small nuclear ribonucleoprotein complexes involved in RNA processing splicing and decay): protein MSESTEPRQDPPPQQQRKKFEGPKREAILNLAKYKDTKVRVKLMGGRLVVGVLKGYDQLMNLVLDETIEYMRDPEDSSFILKDKTRELGLIVIRGTVLLSLSPQDGSEIVSIQDTD, encoded by the exons ATGAGCGAAAGC ACTGAGCCAAGACAGgatccaccaccacaacagcagagaaagaaatttgaaggACCCAAAAGAGAGGCAATCCTCAATTTGGCCAAGTATAAGGATACAAAAGTCCGTGTAAAATTAATGGGAGGCAGATTGGTAGTAGGTGTATTAAAGGGCTATGACCAACTGATGAACCTAGTGCTTGACGAAACTATTGAATATATGAGGGATCCCGAAGATAGTTCGTTCATTCTCAAGGATAAGACAAGGGAATTGGGATTAATTGTGATCAGAGGGACCGTACTACTGTCCCTCAGCCCACAGGATGGTTCAGAAATAGTTAGCATTCAAGATACCGATTAA
- the ALF1 gene encoding Alf1p (similar to uniprot|Q754L8 Ashbya gossypii AFR054W AFR054Wp and weakly similar to YNL148C uniprot|P53904 Saccharomyces cerevisiae YNL148C ALF1 alpha-tubulin foldin protein implicated in folding of alpha tubulin cofactor B) translates to MVRTSVVSSLCSVTKEWDENISYLQLCQRIESFTGIEPCYMRLSFEFDDGKKLEILESSNPYPFKTYPHVSMILVEDLNENSVVNQLQNSNGTESNFHLSDEEYAKRTDSVLQWKMKNNYGRFNSDSKRSQESNKQLQQQRIAELQIDQRCSVESEGQLERRGWLRFIGRIGEINDQDIWCGVEFDDPVGKNDGSFKGHIYFGPVKTNHGGFVKPLAVKTGPEFLPMTKNDQSDDEI, encoded by the coding sequence ATGGTTAGGACTTCTGTGGTTTCATCTTTATGTTCTGTAACAAAAGAGTGGGATGAAAATATCAGCTATCTTCAGCTATGTCAAAGGATTGAATCGTTTACAGGTATTGAACCATGTTATATGAGACTTTCATTTGAATTCGATGATGGTAAGAAACTGGAGATTTTGGAATCATCTAATCCATATCCCTTTAAAACTTACCCACATGTCTCCATGATATTGGTAGAAGATCTGAATGAGAATTCTGTGGTTaatcaattacaaaacTCAAACGGTACTGAATCGAACTTCCATCTGTCAGACGAAGAGTATGCCAAGAGAACCGACAGTGTGTTAcaatggaaaatgaaaaataatTATGGTAGATTTAATTCTGATTCGAAACGATCACAAGAATCCAATAAGCAATTACAGCAACAAAGAATTGCTGAGTTACAGATTGATCAAAGGTGTAGCGTTGAAAGTGAAGggcaattggaaagaagaGGTTGGTTGAGATTTATTGGCAGGATAGGTGAAATTAATGATCAAGATATTTGGTGTGGAGTAGAATTTGATGATCCCGTAGGTAAAAACGATGGATCATTTAAAGGCCATATTTATTTTGGACCGGTTAAGACAAACCATGGCGGGTTTGTGAAGCCATTGGCAGTTAAAACAGGACCTGAGTTCCTGCCAATGACTAAGAATGATCAAAGCGATGATGAAATATGA
- the PGA2 gene encoding Pga2p (similar to gnl|GLV|KLLA0A11506g Kluyveromyces lactis KLLA0A11506g and weakly similar to YNL149C uniprot|P53903 Saccharomyces cerevisiae YNL149C Protein required for cell viability): MSDAAMNVTSSPSIWNTLYERTKTNLAETIGDLDVKKGLRLVIIVGGYILIRGIAQRELAKRKLDNDVRRSEQENAAKMQEKLVDQPGSTAAMPFGWGNKTRRRRKQQEEAFADIVERVNQKKNSGDDVEDIEDLLED; the protein is encoded by the coding sequence ATGTCAGATGCTGCTATGAACGTTACTAGTAGCCCTAGTATTTGGAATACGTTATACGAAAGGACGAAGACAAACCTAGCGGAAACTATTGGTGATTTGGACGTTAAGAAGGGATTGAGATTAGTGATAATTGTTGGTGGTTATATCCTCATCAGAGGTATTGCACAGAGAGAATTGGCAAAAAGAAAGTTGGATAATGACGTGCGTAGGAGCGAGCAAGAGAATGCTGCTAAGATGCAAGAGAAGTTGGTCGATCAACCTGGTAGTACAGCTGCGATGCCGTTCGGTTGGGGCAATaagacaagaagaagaagaaagcaaCAGGAAGAAGCATTCGCTGATATTGTTGAACGTGTTaatcagaagaaaaataGCGGCGATGATGTTGAAGACATCGAAGATTTACTAGAGGATTGA
- the RPC31 gene encoding DNA-directed RNA polymerase III subunit C31 (similar to uniprot|P17890 Saccharomyces cerevisiae YNL151C RPC31 RNA polymerase III subunit C31 contains HMG-like C-terminal domain) — protein sequence MSFGRGRGGGGNNPTRNLPFGLGFNDVGVNETTEFPSIPLPVNNPVNSRERSLAITYIKFGQTVKDGPFYTGSLSLAVDDSAEGNNKNSNGKKKKQSLIEEEGHMDGIERYSDRYLKKRKIGTSIDEHPYHLEVFPRELYNVMGIDKKKLLVISEFNNKDDIFTGGKQDENAGLSMIEKWKQLAEDEDDDNDEENEKNKENAGGDEDVDEDFEEEEDDDDDYNAEKYFNDGDDDEYGDEEDMGDEPAF from the coding sequence ATGAGTTTCGGTAGAGGTcgtggtggtggtggcaACAATCCCACCAGGAATTTACCATTTGGATTAGGATTTAACGATGTTGGTGTCAATGAGACGACGGAATTCCCCAGTATACCTTTGCCAGTCAACAATCCAGTGAATTCCCGAGAAAGATCACTTGCCATTACATATATTAAATTTGGTCAGACGGTTAAAGATGGTCCCTTTTATACAGGTTCACTTTCATTAGCGGTTGATGATAGTGCAGAGGGCAATAATAAGAATAGCAATggcaagaagaaaaaacaatctttaatagaagaagaaggtcATATGGATGGTATTGAACGATATTCCGATAGAtatttaaagaaaaggaaaattgGTACTTCTATCGATGAGCATCCCTACCATCTGGAAGTTTTCCCCAGAGAGCTTTACAACGTTATGGGtattgataaaaagaagCTTTTGGTCATTTCTGAGTTTAATAATAAGGATGATATCTTTACCGGTGGTAAGCAGGATGAGAATGCTGGATTATCTATGATTGAGAAGTGGAAACAGTTAGCCgaggatgaggatgatgataacgatgaggaaaatgaaaagaataaagaaaatgctGGTGGGGATGAAGACgtggatgaagattttgaagaagaagaggacgatgatgatgattacAATGCTGAAAAATACTTCAacgatggtgatgatgatgagtatggagatgaagaggaCATGGGTGATGAGCCTGCATTTTGA